A stretch of Bacteroidales bacterium DNA encodes these proteins:
- a CDS encoding aminoacyl-histidine dipeptidase, which translates to MNQSILSLQPERLWFYFSEVLKIPRPSKKEEKIISYLVNFGKEHKLESTTDSVGNIIIRKPSSPGLEKAPSVCLQGHVDMVCEKDADVMHDFDKDPIQTYIEDGWLKARGTTLGADNGIAVATMLALLEAKDIKHGPLECLFTIDEETGLTGAFGLDPNVLKSRILLNLDSEDDGEFFIGCAGGRDTVIEMPLKKDPVPQGYKSFRMKVSGLQGGHSGDDIHRNRGNANKILNRFLWETARKYGIRVSSFEGGNLRNAIAREAFAIFLVPADKIQPVKSYTEVYLKDLRFEFRVSEPDLKIDVEESETPGFVLDKITQDHLLNSLYACPHGVIAWSQDIPNFVETSTNLASVKMQNGLFRISTSQRSSIESAKEDICNMVSAVFNLTGARIEQSNGYPGWAPNPNSKVLELCVHSYETLFGQKPVVRAIHAGLECGLIGDKYPGMDMISYGPTMRGVHSPSERLEISTVEKFWILTLDLLQKIARQQ; encoded by the coding sequence ATGAATCAATCTATACTTTCCTTACAACCGGAAAGACTCTGGTTTTATTTTTCTGAAGTGCTGAAAATTCCCCGTCCGTCCAAAAAGGAGGAAAAGATTATCAGCTACCTGGTGAATTTCGGAAAAGAACATAAACTGGAGTCTACTACTGACAGTGTCGGTAATATTATAATCAGGAAACCATCCAGCCCCGGTTTGGAAAAGGCCCCTTCTGTCTGCCTGCAAGGGCATGTCGATATGGTTTGTGAAAAAGATGCCGATGTGATGCATGATTTCGATAAAGATCCGATCCAAACCTATATAGAAGATGGATGGCTGAAGGCCCGGGGCACCACACTAGGCGCTGATAATGGCATTGCCGTGGCAACCATGCTGGCCCTGCTCGAAGCAAAAGACATCAAGCACGGCCCGCTGGAGTGCCTTTTTACCATCGATGAAGAAACGGGTTTAACCGGTGCATTCGGCCTTGATCCCAATGTTTTAAAAAGCCGGATCCTTTTGAACCTGGATTCGGAAGATGATGGCGAATTCTTTATCGGGTGTGCCGGAGGCCGTGATACCGTTATAGAAATGCCGTTGAAGAAAGATCCGGTCCCGCAAGGATATAAATCCTTCAGGATGAAAGTTTCAGGGCTTCAGGGAGGCCATTCCGGCGACGATATTCATCGAAACAGGGGAAATGCCAATAAAATCCTGAACCGCTTTTTGTGGGAAACTGCCAGGAAATATGGAATCCGAGTTTCTTCCTTTGAAGGAGGAAACCTGCGGAATGCCATCGCACGGGAAGCATTCGCCATTTTCCTCGTTCCGGCTGATAAGATCCAGCCTGTTAAATCCTACACTGAGGTTTATTTAAAAGATTTAAGATTTGAATTCCGGGTCTCTGAACCAGACCTGAAGATCGATGTGGAAGAATCTGAAACACCCGGTTTTGTTCTGGATAAAATAACCCAGGATCATTTGCTGAACTCCCTGTATGCCTGCCCGCATGGCGTTATCGCCTGGTCGCAGGATATTCCCAACTTTGTTGAAACATCAACCAACCTGGCATCTGTGAAAATGCAGAACGGCTTATTCAGGATTTCCACCAGCCAGCGCAGCTCCATAGAATCAGCCAAAGAAGATATCTGCAACATGGTATCGGCCGTTTTTAATCTTACCGGTGCGCGAATTGAACAATCCAACGGGTATCCCGGCTGGGCGCCAAATCCAAATTCCAAAGTGTTGGAATTGTGTGTTCATTCGTACGAAACGCTATTCGGTCAAAAGCCGGTCGTCAGGGCCATCCATGCAGGACTGGAATGCGGATTGATCGGAGATAAATATCCCGGGATGGATATGATCAGTTACGGCCCGACCATGAGGGGCGTTCACTCTCCCAGCGAAAGGCTCGAAATCAGCACCGTCGAGAAGTTCTGGATACTTACGCTGGATTTACTGCAGAAAATAGCCAGACAGCAATA